A single genomic interval of Spirosoma taeanense harbors:
- a CDS encoding HEAT repeat domain-containing protein has protein sequence MTTVNLALQPPGLVALYEYWTDELSPFQLFFLTLVAVSTLTAVCLVTYIFVLMLIRNRRQRWADALQARIEDEIAIWLAGDYSTWELVITFREELKKDPRAGEVILSVIFATSKLFRREGQSALRELLTSLNLHRICYKLLRSRHWYQQAYATRIISQLQMVLALPVLRRKLKTQSTTLRLELITAMVALGDQTWLQDVEQTNTQLSDWEQILLLERFRRLDTDQLPPFDLWLSSKHPDWILFGIRLCRHYNRFDKILDMGTLLAHADRRVQMAVLDAFDYLGSPETIPVLMDYIQQATGEQLRCALKVLGNQGDPDVIDLLVAYTEHDDPAVRLSALSALKATGLSRSELQQLTPDTRYIDHLFDPKLS, from the coding sequence ATGACAACTGTGAATCTGGCTCTGCAACCCCCTGGGCTGGTGGCGCTTTATGAGTACTGGACCGACGAGTTAAGCCCTTTTCAGCTGTTCTTTTTAACGCTGGTTGCCGTTTCAACCCTAACGGCAGTATGTTTAGTGACCTACATCTTCGTGCTGATGCTGATCCGTAACCGTCGGCAACGCTGGGCCGATGCCCTGCAGGCACGGATAGAAGATGAGATTGCCATCTGGCTGGCGGGCGACTACTCTACGTGGGAGTTAGTTATTACGTTCCGGGAAGAGTTGAAAAAAGACCCCCGGGCGGGTGAGGTTATTCTCAGCGTAATCTTCGCCACCAGTAAGTTGTTTCGCCGGGAAGGGCAGTCGGCGTTGCGTGAACTACTGACCAGCCTGAATCTGCACCGCATCTGTTACAAGCTCCTGCGAAGCCGCCACTGGTATCAGCAGGCGTACGCCACCCGAATCATAAGCCAGTTACAGATGGTTCTGGCCCTGCCCGTTCTAAGACGTAAGCTAAAGACGCAGAGCACCACGCTCCGTCTGGAACTGATTACCGCCATGGTTGCGCTAGGCGATCAAACCTGGCTGCAGGATGTTGAACAGACAAACACCCAGCTTTCCGACTGGGAGCAGATTCTGCTGCTGGAGCGATTCCGGCGTCTGGACACCGACCAGCTCCCCCCGTTCGACCTTTGGCTATCCTCCAAGCACCCGGACTGGATTCTGTTCGGTATCCGTCTGTGCCGGCACTACAACCGGTTTGATAAAATCCTGGACATGGGGACGCTGCTTGCGCACGCAGACAGACGCGTGCAGATGGCCGTTCTGGATGCTTTCGATTATCTCGGTTCGCCTGAAACGATTCCGGTTCTGATGGATTATATTCAGCAGGCAACCGGCGAACAACTGCGCTGCGCCCTGAAAGTTCTGGGTAACCAGGGAGATCCGGACGTTATTGACCTGCTGGTAGCTTATACGGAACACGATGACCCGGCGGTTCGGCTAAGTGCCCTGAGTGCGTTGAAGGCAACTGGCCTGTCGAGAAGCGAACTTCAGCAGCTAACCCCCGATACGCGGTATATTGACCATTTGTTTGACCCTAAGCTATCATGA
- a CDS encoding glycosyltransferase family 2 protein, with the protein MSLSFLADILTYIFLVYTLMLMLIYTVSALLSYRVIRKHVAETSFVDYRQILTSPLSPKLSIIAPAYNEALNIVDNAMSLLALEYPNFEVVIVNDGSKDDTLQRLIDAYKLEKTALFVQHSVECKEILGVYKARDEAVSHLTVVDKRNGGKSDALNAGINVCAGKLFACIDVDCVLERDALLRMIKPFLEETDQKVIATGGVIRLANDCVISDGRLIDINVPRNLIARAQVLEYMRAFLLSRVAWAKINGLLLISGALGLFDKQTVIEAGGYSHKTVGEDMELVMRMRRMMEERNQSYAVRYIPDPLCWTEGPSRWDILGRQRNRWTRGLMDCLKFHRKVFFNPNYRIMGVLSYPFWFFYEWLAPIAESLGLIMSVIFWLLGLINGSSFWLLLATVYSYAVCLSCLAIWVDQKTYLQYRSKRDLGRLLLIALIEPFFYHPFTVYSSIRGNIDYLRGKKGWGSMTRQGLSKPATPTPSS; encoded by the coding sequence ATGAGTCTTAGCTTCCTGGCCGACATACTGACGTATATTTTTCTGGTTTATACGTTGATGCTGATGCTGATCTATACGGTTTCGGCGCTGCTGTCGTATCGGGTGATCCGGAAGCACGTAGCCGAAACGTCGTTTGTCGATTACCGCCAGATTCTGACGTCTCCCCTTTCCCCTAAACTTTCCATTATCGCCCCGGCCTATAACGAAGCGCTTAACATTGTCGACAACGCCATGTCGCTGCTGGCGCTGGAGTACCCGAATTTTGAGGTGGTCATCGTGAATGATGGCAGCAAAGACGATACGCTGCAACGCCTGATTGACGCCTATAAGCTGGAGAAAACAGCCCTGTTCGTGCAGCACAGCGTCGAATGCAAGGAAATTCTGGGGGTGTATAAGGCGCGGGACGAAGCCGTTTCGCACCTGACGGTGGTTGATAAGCGCAATGGCGGCAAGTCGGATGCGCTCAACGCCGGTATCAATGTCTGCGCCGGAAAACTGTTTGCCTGCATTGATGTCGACTGCGTGCTCGAACGCGATGCCCTGCTGCGGATGATAAAACCGTTTCTGGAAGAAACCGACCAGAAGGTGATTGCGACCGGGGGGGTTATCCGGCTGGCCAACGACTGCGTGATCAGCGACGGCCGACTGATTGACATCAACGTTCCCCGTAACCTCATCGCCCGGGCGCAGGTGCTGGAGTATATGCGCGCCTTCCTGCTCAGCCGGGTGGCCTGGGCCAAAATAAATGGGTTACTGCTTATTTCGGGCGCGCTGGGTTTGTTTGACAAGCAAACCGTTATCGAAGCGGGTGGCTATTCGCACAAAACGGTGGGGGAAGATATGGAACTCGTTATGCGCATGCGCCGGATGATGGAGGAACGTAATCAGTCCTACGCCGTGCGCTACATTCCCGATCCCCTTTGCTGGACCGAGGGACCATCGCGCTGGGATATTCTGGGGCGGCAGCGTAACCGCTGGACCCGGGGGTTAATGGATTGTCTGAAGTTTCACCGGAAAGTTTTCTTCAACCCAAACTACCGGATCATGGGCGTTCTAAGTTATCCGTTCTGGTTCTTCTATGAGTGGCTGGCGCCCATTGCCGAATCGCTAGGGCTGATTATGAGCGTAATTTTCTGGCTGCTGGGCCTTATTAACGGCTCCAGTTTCTGGCTGTTACTGGCAACGGTCTATAGCTATGCTGTTTGTCTGTCATGTCTGGCGATCTGGGTCGATCAGAAAACGTACCTGCAGTACCGCAGCAAGCGTGACCTGGGCCGACTGCTGCTGATAGCCCTCATTGAGCCTTTTTTTTACCACCCCTTCACCGTTTACAGCAGCATTCGCGGAAACATCGATTACCTGCGTGGTAAAAAAGGCTGGGGTAGCATGACCCGACAGGGCCTTAGTAAACCCGCAACACCAACACCATCGAGTTAA
- a CDS encoding YaiO family outer membrane beta-barrel protein — protein MKTRSFVFVTCLLLRLFASAQSGPGSDDLFKQARQAAFDNKDYARAIALCQQALKQSPDYAEIRTFMGRLYTWSDKLPEARQQFSLVLQKDSTNKDALSAATDLEFWNDNPSQALVYCNTALRHYPADPDLLLKKARVLNDLKQTSEAYTVAAQLLRSNPDNADARALADRLKWAASRNMISVGYDYLYFDRNYNDALHKNPWSLANISYGRSTRLGTVTGRLNYAKRFGSTGFQGELDAYPHINNTFYSYLNVGFSGSEPVFPRFRAGASLYANLPKSFEAEVGFRYLKFTDETWIYTVSASKYIKSFWLNLRTYLVPNNSDLSQTYIGTVRYYYGTADDFIALAGGTGISPDEARNVLLGQDVRKLASQRASIEFRKSFGGFIPSVVASWFAEDQTNRPRGNQWGISFSLRQRF, from the coding sequence GTGAAAACCCGCTCTTTTGTCTTCGTTACCTGTCTGCTGCTCCGGCTGTTTGCCAGTGCCCAGTCCGGACCCGGCTCCGATGATCTGTTTAAACAGGCCCGGCAGGCTGCCTTCGACAACAAAGATTACGCCCGCGCGATTGCGCTTTGCCAGCAGGCCCTGAAGCAAAGTCCGGATTATGCGGAGATCCGCACCTTTATGGGGCGACTCTATACCTGGAGCGATAAACTGCCCGAGGCTCGCCAGCAGTTTTCGCTGGTGCTGCAGAAAGATTCCACTAATAAAGATGCCCTGAGCGCGGCTACGGACCTGGAATTCTGGAACGACAACCCCAGCCAGGCTCTGGTTTACTGCAACACCGCCCTGCGGCATTACCCAGCTGACCCCGACCTGCTGCTTAAAAAAGCCAGGGTTCTGAACGACCTCAAACAGACTTCCGAGGCCTATACCGTCGCGGCCCAGCTACTTCGGTCGAATCCCGATAACGCCGATGCCCGCGCCCTGGCTGATCGGCTCAAATGGGCAGCCAGCAGGAATATGATTTCCGTAGGGTATGACTATCTGTACTTTGACAGAAATTATAACGACGCCCTGCACAAAAACCCCTGGAGCCTGGCCAATATTTCCTATGGCCGGTCTACCCGACTAGGCACCGTAACGGGGCGGCTCAACTACGCCAAGCGCTTCGGTTCAACCGGTTTCCAGGGCGAACTCGACGCTTATCCGCACATTAATAATACATTTTATAGCTATCTGAACGTCGGCTTTTCGGGCAGTGAGCCAGTGTTTCCGCGTTTCCGGGCGGGGGCTTCGCTCTATGCCAACCTGCCCAAAAGCTTCGAGGCCGAAGTAGGTTTCCGGTATCTGAAGTTCACGGACGAGACGTGGATTTATACCGTCTCCGCCAGCAAATACATCAAAAGTTTCTGGCTGAATCTGCGCACCTATCTGGTTCCGAACAATAGCGACCTTTCGCAGACGTACATTGGCACGGTGCGCTACTATTACGGCACGGCGGATGATTTCATTGCCCTTGCGGGCGGAACCGGCATTTCGCCCGACGAAGCCCGGAATGTGTTACTGGGGCAGGACGTCCGGAAACTGGCTTCGCAGCGGGCCAGTATTGAGTTTAGAAAAAGTTTTGGGGGTTTTATTCCTTCTGTCGTAGCTTCCTGGTTCGCCGAAGACCAGACTAATCGGCCACGAGGTAATCAGTGGGGTATCAGTTTCTCGCTTCGTCAACGCTTTTAG